The Blastocatellia bacterium genome includes a window with the following:
- a CDS encoding tryptophan-rich sensory protein: MLCLAVASMGSRFTIPQIDSWYAALRKPSWTPPNWLFGPVWLALYVGMAVSSWLVWRERGFSGAALPLFVFAVQLALNAAWSALFFGLQNPAAALVDIVLLWFAILLTAVLFWPINAWAAALMIPYLLWVSFAAALNFQIWRMNR, translated from the coding sequence ATGCTCTGTCTGGCAGTGGCGAGCATGGGGTCTCGGTTCACGATACCTCAGATTGATAGTTGGTACGCGGCGCTGCGCAAGCCGAGTTGGACGCCTCCCAACTGGTTATTCGGGCCGGTATGGCTGGCGCTCTACGTGGGCATGGCGGTTTCAAGCTGGCTGGTTTGGCGCGAGCGAGGTTTTTCGGGCGCTGCGTTACCACTGTTTGTATTCGCGGTTCAACTGGCATTGAATGCCGCGTGGTCTGCGCTGTTTTTTGGGCTTCAGAATCCTGCTGCTGCGCTTGTGGACATCGTGTTGCTCTGGTTCGCGATCTTGCTCACGGCTGTTTTATTCTGGCCGATCAACGCGTGGGCTGCTGCGCTGATGATCCCATATCTGTTATGGGTATCATTTGCGGCGGCGTTGAACTTCCAGATTTGGAGGATGAATAGATGA
- a CDS encoding SDR family oxidoreductase — protein MSEPSSYLILGATGGIGSALCRRLAAKGARLVLAARDEQRLRRLAEELGACAVALDATQSDQIENCFAQAVAAYGRIDGVANCVGSLLLKPAHLTTDAEWSATLATNLTSAFLTVRAAARAMMQTGGSVVLVSSAVSQVGMANHEAIAAAKAGIVGLTLSAAASYASRGIRVNCVAPGLVRTPLTARLTGNEASLKASVAMHALGRIGEPSDVAAAIEWLLDPAQSWVTAQVLGVDGGLARVRPRPG, from the coding sequence ATGAGCGAGCCGAGTAGCTATTTGATCTTGGGCGCGACAGGCGGCATCGGGTCGGCCTTGTGCCGACGGCTGGCTGCCAAGGGCGCGCGCCTTGTGCTGGCTGCGCGGGATGAGCAGCGGCTACGCCGGTTGGCTGAGGAGTTGGGCGCCTGCGCGGTGGCGCTTGATGCGACACAATCCGATCAAATAGAAAATTGCTTCGCTCAAGCAGTAGCCGCGTATGGTCGGATTGACGGCGTCGCCAACTGTGTCGGATCGTTGCTGCTGAAGCCGGCTCATTTGACGACCGATGCTGAATGGTCGGCGACGCTGGCGACTAACCTGACATCGGCCTTTTTGACAGTTCGCGCAGCAGCCCGCGCGATGATGCAAACGGGCGGGTCAGTTGTTTTAGTCTCGTCGGCTGTCTCGCAAGTTGGCATGGCCAATCACGAAGCGATTGCTGCCGCCAAGGCCGGGATTGTTGGGTTGACGCTCTCGGCGGCAGCTTCCTATGCGTCGCGTGGTATCCGCGTCAATTGTGTCGCGCCGGGTTTGGTGCGCACACCGCTCACGGCTCGACTAACCGGGAATGAAGCGTCACTAAAAGCCTCGGTGGCCATGCACGCGCTTGGCCGAATTGGAGAACCGTCTGACGTTGCCGCTGCGATTGAGTGGTTGCTTGATCCGGCACAAAGCTGGGTGACGGCGCAGGTGCTCGGCGTTGATGGAGGGCTGGCTCGTGTTCGACCACGGCCTGGTTGA